The genomic region AAAAGGGAATGCCGGACAAGCAAATTATGCCGCTTCAAAGGCAGGAATGATTGGCTTTACAAAATCCATAGCGTTGGAACTGGGTTCCAGAAATATTCGATGCAATGCTATTGCACCCGGATTTATCGAAACAGAAATGACCGGCGCCCTGGCCCCTGAAACCGTTCAACAATGGCGGGAACAAATTCCTCTCAAACGCGGTGGAACTCCGGAAGATGTGGCTAAAACAGTGGTCTTCCTGGCAAGCGACTGGTCGGCATATATTACCGGACAAGTAATTAATGTTGATGGCGGAATGCTTACTTAACCATAAGATTTTATATTAACATAGTGTTTTTAGCTTTGAAAATATGGCTTCCGGCTGCCGGCTACCGGCTACCCGCCTTGGGTTGAGAGGCAAGTTGAATGCGTTGCTCTGAGAACTTTTGGTCGCGACGGGGTGCGATGTTTACTGCATCGAGGACAGCCTCATTGTCTCCCACTTTGTGCTTTTAATTTGTATCGTAACATAATTATCATTTTTCAATTGGAATAGCTTCTTCAAAATAAAGTAAGCCGGTAGCTGGTAGCTGGTAGCCGGAAGCAGGAAGCAGGAAGCCGGAAGCCGCGAATTTTGTCGTTGCAAATTACCTGATTGTCGATTAATTATTTGTCCCACGACTGCCTTTGCTATATTCGTAGCAAGAATTACTACATTATGAAAAAAATCAAGCTGTCATTACTACTATTAGGGGTGGCGTGTTTACAGGTGTATGCCGGAAATAATGGTACCGACATTCAAAACAAAATTCTTCCTTACCCGATTCAGCAAAAGAAATTACCCAATGGGCTTAACGTGGTTACTATTCCTTACGATAGTCCCGGATTGGCTGCGTTTTATATTGTGGTAAGAGTGGGCTCCCGCGAGGAAGTAGAAGAAGGGAAAACCGGTTTCGCTCACTTTTTTGAGCATATGATGTTTCCGTGGAACTGAAAAGTATTCCAAAGAACAATATAGCGATGCCTTGAAAGCCACAGGAGCCAGTGCCAACGCCAACACCTGGCTGGACCGAACTGTGTATCATATGACCGGGAATGCCGCCAAACTGGATAAAATGTTTGAACTCGAAGCCGACCGTTTTATGAATTTGAAATATTCAGTGCAGGATTTTAAAACAGAGGCCGGGGCTGTAAAAGGAGAATACACGAAAAATTCTGCCAGCCCTTTTGTGTTGCTGGATGAAAAAGTGAATGATATCGCCTTCGCCACCCATACCTATAAACATACCACCATGGGATTTTTTAAAGATATAGTGGATATGCCCAATCAGTATGAATATTCTATTGAATTCTTCAAAAGATTTTATCGTCCGGAATATGCAACAATTCTGGTAGTTGGTGACGTCACTTCCGAAAAAGTAAATATGCTTGCCGAAAAATATTTTGGAAGCTGGCAAACGGGTAACTATGTTGCAAAAATCCCAACAGAACCTGATCAAAAGGAAACGAAATACACACATGTAACAAAAGCGAATTTCCCACCGGTAGTTTCACTCAATTATAAAGCACCGGCCTATAGTGAAACCAACAATGAATCTGTTGCCCTGGATTTATTTCTCACCATTTTATTCTCTGAAAAATCTGCATTGTACAATAAACTGGTGGTCACTGAGCAAAAAGCAAGAGATTTGGGGGCATCCTTTTTCTTAACGCGTGACCCTTACCTGGCAAAAATTCAGGCTTCATTGGTAGATACAAAAGACATGCAATACGTACGCGATGAAATGAATAAGGTAATCGAAGTAGCAAAAAAGACGCCCTTCACTGCTAAGGAAATTGAAGAAGCTAAAATGCGGCTGCGTTATAGTTTCGCGATGGGAATGGATAGTCCTACCCGGATTGCAGAAAGTGTTTCCTTCTATACATGGGTCACCGGCAATCCGGAGTCTATTAATACTGCTTATGAAAAGTATGGAAAAGTGACCGCCGAAGAGATGATGAAGGCTGCTCAGAAATACCTGACACCACAAGGTCTTACGATTGCTACCATTTCTGCTGATGAAAATTGTCCGGTTAAATAATATTGCCAAATAACACTATGAAAAAATTACTCTGTTTAATAATTATACTTTCCTCTTTCACCGCCAAAGCCTCTGAGGTGATAGAGCTTAAGCTTCCGAAGTCGGATAAAGTTGTGGTGAAACTGATGTTTAAAAACGGGTCTATGTCTGATCCTAAAAACAAAGCCGGACTCACCTCCTTAACTGCAAATGTTATAGCAGAAGGTGGCACAAAGGAGTTGAGCAGCACCGCCATCAAGGATCTGATTTATCCATGGGCGTCGGGGTATAATGTGTCCGTAGATAAAGAAGTGAGTATATTCACTTTTAGTGTTCATCGCGATCATTTGGATAAATTTTACCCGGTCTTGAAAGGATTGATTCTTACTCCAAGATTTGAGGAAGAAGATTTTAAACGGGTTAAGTCGAACCAGCAGAATTATATCGATGAAGTCATCCGCACTTCCTCTGATGAAGAATATTCGAAGAAACTTCTGGAGGATTTCCTGTTCAGAGGTTCGTCTTATCAACATCCTGTGGCAGGAACATCTGAAGGAATCAAGAGCAGTACATTAGAAGATGTTAAGAATCATTACCTGAATTATTTTACAAAAACAAATCTAACGATAGGTATAGCCGGAAATTACACCCCTGAGTTTTTGAATAAATTAAAATCAGACATGGCAATGCTGCCGGAGATGAAATCGCCTTTACCGGAGATGGCCATTGCCAGAATACCTAATGGTATCGAAGTTGAAATTGTTTCAAAAGACAATGCATTAGGCTCCGCGATTTTTGCCGGTTTCCCCATGACCATTACAAGGGCCAATGATGACTTCGCTGCTTTAATGATAGCAAATTCGTGGCTTGGGGAACATCGTAAATCCTATTCCCGCCTGTATCAGAAAATCCGTGAGCAACGCTCTATGAATTATGGAGATTATAGCTATATTGAATGGTACAATAACGGAGGATCCAATATGTTGCCCAGACCCGGTTTCCCGCGGCGATCTAACTATTTCTCCATTTGGATTCGTCCGGTTCAAACCGCTAAAGGACTAAAAGGTCAATATCCTGAACTTTCTACAATTGAAACAGGTCATGCACACTTCGCCCTTAGAATGGCCATCAAAGAGATGGATGAGCTTATTTCTAAAGGGATGAGCAAGGAAGATTTTGAATTGACCAGAGAATTCCTTCGCTCCTATATGAAACTCTATGCACAAACATCAGAGCAACAATTGGGTTACCTGATGGATAGCCGTTTTTACAATAGGAATAACTGGCTTGAAACTGCTGATCAATTGCTGGCAGGATGTACGCAAGAGAAAGTGAATGCAGCTATTAAAAAGTACTGGCAAACAAAAAACATGTTTATTACGATTGTGACTGATAAAAGTGAAGCTGTACCGTTAGCCAGAAGTCTTCGCGAAGGAACTGAATCACCCATGAGTTACAGTGATGCATTAAAAGGAGTATTAAGTGCTGAAATTTTAAAGGAAGATGATGTGGTAAAATCATATCCCATGAAAGTGAGTACAGTAACTATCCTCGAATCTAACGATACTTTCCGAAAGTAAGCGCCATATTGCTATTTCTTATTTGATGTATACCAACAAGTAATAATTAGCACCCGCCAAGCATGAGAAAAAAGGCCTTGAAAAAAAGGGCGGCGATCGTAGGGGGAGGCGCAGCGGGTTTCTTTGCAGCCATCCGATTGGCAGAACTTCAGCCGGAGGTAGAAGTAACTATTTTTGAAAAGAGCAATCACGTACTCAGTAAAGTAAAAGTTTCCGGCGGAGGCAGATGTAATGTAACACATGCCTGCTTTGACCCGCGAGAGTTGGTTAAGTTTTATCCAAGAGGGAGGAAGGAACTCATGGGCCCGTTTCACAAATTCGCTCCCGGTGATACTATAGCCTGGTTTAACGACAGAGGAGTAGAGTTGAAGACGGAGGACGACGGCAGAATGTTTCCGATAACAGATTCATCACAAACAATAATCAACACATTTTTGAATGAAGCCCGGGAAAATAATATTATCATTAAAATGCAATGCGGGATAGCAGGACTCCGGTTTATAAATGATCAATGGGAAATTACACTCCAGGATGAAACCACAACGAATTTTGATGTAATCCTTATAGCAACAGGAAGTAGCTCTTCGGTATGGCAACAATTGAAATCCCTCGGTTTAAAAATAGTGGAACCGGTTCCATCGTTATTTACCTTCAATATCAAGGACCGATTTCTTTATGAATTAGCCGGCATCAGCGTAGAACATGTTTCTATACATATTCCCGGAACAAAACTGAAAGCTGTGGGACCCTTGCTCTTCACCCATTGGGGAATGAGCGGTCCGGCAATTCTTAAGCTTTCGGCATGGGGTGCGCGTATACTGAAGGATCTCCATTATAATTTCCCGATTTCAGTTTCGTATTTAACGGAAGAAGACGATGCATCGTTAAGTGAAAAACTAAAGCATATCAGACATTCCGAATCGAAGAAGCAAGTGAGTACTTTTTCACCCTTCGCAGCGATATCGAAACGCCATTGGAATTATTTACTTCAAAGGGCAAGTATCGCTTCAAAATTAAATTGGGCAGATCTCTCCAATAAGAATCTGAATCAGTTAATGATTGAATTATTACACGGGCAATATCTTGTACAGGGAAAGAGCACCTTTAAAGATGAATTTGTTACTTGCGGGGGTGTCGCTTTGGAAGAAATCAATTTTAAAACCTACGAAGCAAACCGCTTTCCGGGATTATACTTCGGAGGTGAAATTATCGACATTGATGCCATCACCGGCGGATTCAATTTCCAACATGCCTGGACCTCCGGCTGGATTGCAGGAGAAGCCATGAGTGAACGACTGAGTAAATAAGCGGACTTTAAAGCTCAGAAATCTTCTTCATATTATCCTCCGGAACGCGGTCAACGAGATAATAATAAGGATCAATTCCTGCCTGATAGGGTTCTTCTTTTGTAAACATAGTGAAGGACATTTCATTCTTATCGAAATGTACTTTTTCCAGTCGAAGTGCTTTACCATATTTTTTTCCCTTTTCCGGTTTAGCAAAAACACCCACTTCAATCCAATCATGAATTGCAGTTGATTTCTCTCTTCCGCTGGAGTCTGCGTACATTTTATCGGCTGTAACCTTAAAGCTCACTTCATACCCATCCTTCACTTTTTTAGAAGATGCTTCCAATACACGATTATGAAAGATGGTCATTTTTTTAAATAAGTCGGTGATCAAATATTTAAGGCTATCAGGAGTTTGTCGTTCCAGTCTTTCCACTAACTCATACGATCCCGGATAGGGAGGCTCCCTGTATGCGAAACTATCTACAAGATTCTTTAAAGCGATATTGACATTTTGATCACCGATCATTTCCTTCAGATAATATACGATCACGCTCGCCTTGTTATAATGTACATACCCTTGATTTTCCACCTCCATCAACGGGCACTCCTTCTCGTTCTCCGATCCTCTTGAACGCAGGTACCTGTCCATCTCATAGCGAAGAAACTTATGCATTTGTTCCTTACCGTACATTTTTTCCATTACCATCAGCGCGGAATATTGAGACATAGATTCAGAAAGCAACGTAGAACCTTGCATCTCCGGACCGATTACCTGATGCGCCCACCATTGATGACCCATTTCATGAGCAACCACATAGGTCACCATATCGATATCCTCCGGGTCTTCGAGATTTGCAATGAACCCAATCGCCTCAGAGTAGGGCATTGTACCCGGAAAGGCCTGAGCAAAACTTGCATAGCGGGGGAATTCAATAATTCGGGCCTGCTTATGTTTATATGGGCCAAAATGTTCTGTATAATAATCAATGGATTTTTCCATCGACATCAACATTTTATCAACGTTGTAGGGGTGAGCAGCATCATAATACACCTCCAGTTGAATTCCTTTATGCACCTTTTTTCGTATTTCAAATCGGGCGGAGAGAAACGAATAAAAATTCAAGGAAGGGTGATCCAGTTCATACTCAAAATAAGCCCGACCTTCCTTTTTCCATTGTCTTTTCAACGAGCCCGGCGCGATAGCAATCTGATCATCACTGGTACTGAAAATGGTTTTTACAGTTACCCAATCTGAGTTATTGCTGGTATATGTATTCATCCGCAAATTGGGATCCCTGCTGAGCTTAGGCATTCTTTCACGCGGTTTCAAGTCCTGCTTCTTTCGGTCTCCTTTATCCTGCAATTCATACCGTGACTGATAACCGATTTGGGGAAGAAACGATGAATTATTAAAAAAAGATCCGTTATCAACGATAGAGGTATTAGAGATTTCATTCTCTATACCATTAGCCTGATACAATGAAGACATATTAATTTTCATGCTATCTCCGGGAAGCAATGCTTTTTTCAAACCATAAATTTCAAAATCCCGTATAGTATCATTTAATACCAATCTGGCACCGGGAATAGAAATGGTATATTTATAATCTGACGGTGTGGTAAAGAAGATGGAATCAATAGCCTTATTGCTCTTATTCTTGATCCACTGTATGGATTGAACACTCAGTCTTCTTTCGGCGGGAAATAAATCGATAGTATATTCTATTGCAATGATGCGTGGCTGTGCAACATGTTCATATTTTTTGTACATTTTTTCATACTCCGATTGAAGTTTTTCAATCTTCTTAGCTGTGACGTAGGTATTAAGCACCTTGGTATTGTAAAAAAGAAAGGCTCCAAACACAACCCATAGCGTCAGTACGGTATAAAATACCGGACGAAGTTTCAGAAAACGATGCCTTGCCATTTTCGTACGCACTTTAAAGCTCAGTTCCCTGCCTCGCTGCCAGTATAACAATCCGACAACCAGCAACACTAAACTAAAGAAAAGCCAATACACTTCAAATGCAAGCTTGCCCTTTAAAAAAGGACCAAAAGCATACATATCCGAATAAATTAATTCAGGACTTGATCCATATTGAATAAGATTAGATTCCACATCTAAAGCAGGCCAAACAAAGTTATTGGCAATAATAAATGCGATAAATAAAAAGTAACCCAGGTATTTATTGTTCACCATAATATGAAAAAACACGGAGAGAGAAATAAATGCCAGAAAATTAATTCCATTTACAAATATCAATTTAGTGAAATACACACTTAATCTGATATCATCAAAGCCATGGATCAACTGAGTACTAATTCCAATCAGACAGCCAATAATTATTAAAGTTTCAATAACAAGCCACAAGGCAACGGTCTTCGAGATAAGAGGAATCCAGTCGGAGTAGGGGAGTGCATCATAAATGTCATTCACCTTGCTGTCCCTTTCTTTCCATACGATAGAGCCGGTATAAAAAGTTACTACGGCCAATAGAAAAATAAAAAAGGATCCCTCAATCACATCAATGACCTGATAGGTTACAGGGAATGCGGTTAATCCATAACCTTGCGAGGTGGCGAATGACATAGAGCTGATTAAATTCACTGCTCCAAAAGCATAATCACCAGAAAGGCTGTATTCTTCAAAATAGAAATCGTTTCCAGCCGGATCTGACTTAATAATTGACGAATAGAAATTCCGGTACTGAACGTCGGTTGAACGGAAAGGAGAGGTTCCCATGTACGTGCAGATGAAAGAGGAAGAGTGGCATCAACTTTAGCAGCCTTCTTCGAGCTACCCGCCTTCTCTGAAAAACTGAATCTATAATAAGTAAATACCATAACAAGCAACCCCACACTCATCCATATTAATCGATTCATCAATAGCAATCCTTCAAAACCCATAGACATGGTATTTCTATCATCCACTGTCCAGTATTTAGTAGCCACTGAAAATGTTCTCATCCCAAAAGGATCCAACATGGCTCCGAGAACTTCGCTATCGATGTCCCGAATCATATTTTGAGAAATGATGTATCCGACAAGCAAGCCTATGCTACCAACAAATGATAAGATCGTGTTTCTGGTGAGGGCAGCGATAGAAAAAATGATTGCACCGGCAAACAGTAAATTAGGAATCGCAAAAACCATGATCCCATGAAAATGTCCGCTCCAAAAGGTAGGTCCTGTCAATTCATCATCCAGCCAGGGCATAGCGGTTCCAATAAGATTTCCTACGGAGACACCGAGAAATGGAATAATGCTGATAATTATTGCACCAAAAAATCTCCCGAAAAGAAAATCTCTCTTTTTAATGGGAGTAGTAAAAAAAATCTGACTTGTTTTTTCACTAAAATCGCGAGCGGCTGCACTGTTCAGGAATGCTGTAACCATCAATAAGGCGATCAATGACATGACCGCATAAAAATTCTCTACAACATAAGGTGCATTCTTGTGCACATTACCCACACGTTGTCCAACGGTGATGGATTCACTGGAACTGGCACCAAAAATAAGCAGGGCATTTATCAGGAAGAAGATATAAACAATAGGCTGACGCAGCCAATAGCGCAATTCAAATTTTAGAATATGAAGGAACATCATCTTTTAAGATTAGATCGTTGAAGTTTGAAAACCTTTAATATGGGTGAAGAACACATCTTCCAGATCTGCCTGAACCGGATCAAAACCGGAGCCCGGAGAGCTATTACTAAACACATGCACCATAGGTTTTCCGGCCACCATCCGTGTAGATATTACGGGGTGCGTATCCGAAAACTCAGGAACTTCCTGCTTGGGCACCTGCTTCTTCCAAATTTTTCCTTCTACTGCATGCAACGCATTGTCAGGACTTCCGGCATACAAGACCCTCCCTTTATCAATAATGGCCATCTGACTACACAACTCTTTCACGTCTTCCACGATATGCGTAGAAAGAATCACAATAACCTGTTCGCCGATTTCAGAGAGTAGATTATAGAATCTATTGCGCTCACCGGGATCTAAGCCTGCCGTAGGTTCATCCACAATAATCAATTTCGGATCGCCCAATAGGGCTTGAGCGATACCAAACCGTTGCTTCATACCACCCGAAAAACCGCCGAGCGCCTTCTTACGAACATCCCAAAGATTTACACGCTTCAGCAAGTCCTCAACTACTACTTTCCGTTGTTTATCTATACCCTTTAAAATGGCTATATGATCCAGCATATCATAGGCAGAAACCTTTGGATAAACTCCAAACTCTTGAGGGAGATAACCCAATATTTTACGCAACTCCAGTTTATCCTTGAGCACATCCAGATCACCCAGTAAAATAGAACCGGAATCGGGTTCCTGCAAAGTGGCAATGGTGCGCATCAAGGTAGATTTTCCTGCACCATTCGGCCCGAGAAGTCCGTACATTCCTTTGGGTATTGTGAGATTAATATCCTGCAAGGCTTTCACACCATTGGGATAGGTTTTTGAAAGATGAGAGATAAGTAGTTCCATATGTTTATTTTTTACAAAGGATGAAGATAATAAAAACCATAAATAGAAATTTGATGGATCATCTAAAACAACCAATAGCAGGTATAAATATGTAATTTGGCTTTCTGAAGTGAAACCGCAATAATCACTCAGCAAAATATCTTAATTCACTAAATCCTTACAAATCTGAAATAATCATAAATCCTTTCTGGCCACGATTCCTTTAAAAAGAAAGCCCGCTTCGTTACTTATCTCAAGGAACACCATTGGACTTTGTAAATACGTTTCTTTCAAAAAATCAGAAGGAATGCAATCTTCACAAGCAGACAACAATTTACCATTTAAATCCTTCGCCAGGCAGTTCGTTAAGGTCTGAAAAATATCAGTAAGGACGGGAATTGAATTTACTTGTTTAGCAATAGCGGCGAGTGCAAGCAAGGTATTGGTTCCATCGTAATCAGTTTGTGACAAGCGGACATAGTGGTACTTTTTGTTTGGTGCGAACACATAGCTATATTCTCGCAACTGATTCGTTTCTCCTAAAGAACTTATATTATCCAGCCAGATCCAGTCCTGAGCGTTCTCTGAAACTTCTAAGGTAAAAAAATGATTTTGATTCTCAGCCGAAACACGCCAAATGGCCTTAAGCTGATTTGCATCTCTTTTTATTGAAAAGTCGAGGAAATCAACAGGCAAAGGATCATAAGTTGAATTCACTTCAAAGGCCACCATTACGAGTCTGGCTGCACTTGCAGTTGAGGTAAAGGTGGGATCAGAAGTAGTTGGAGAAGCCCCTGCCAGACGATAGGAAACGGCATAACAATGCTGAGAAAATTGTAAATCTGCCAGCTCGGTAAATCCGGTTCCACCGGAGGTAAAAGTTACATTATTTCTGTTGGTTGAGACCGAGGCAATGATCATGTCCTTATTATCAGAACTTATTGATGAGGCCAGAGACACTACAGTTGCAGAAGAAGCTGTAGCACTGGTAAATTCAGAAACAGGTGTTGACTGTAAAACTCCTGATAATAAAATAATTTGTCCGGAAATGGAACGGACATTTGATCCGCCGGAACTTGTAGAAATGGTAATATTGTCTCCTGTATGACTGCTGATATTGCTTTCCTTTAAGTAAAACGCAGCATTGAAATTCCTTACCGATGTACCCATGATTACAGATGTGATTTTGGTAAGTGTTTTATCACCCCAGGTAACCGAAGTCACGTCATCAAGACCGTTGAATTCAGCTGTAATAATTATTACGAGTAAACGGTTAGTACCACTCTGACCTGTATAACTGAAACTGGAACCGGAGCCGTAGGTTTGTTCTAAAATAGTAACCTGAGCAGGTAAAAAACATGGTGAAAACAGCAGCCCTAGTAAAAGCCCGTACAATTTCAATGGGTTTAGTTGCTGAATGACTAATTGCATAATTTAGTAAAAACAAATATGTGTCCATACCTTAATTACAAGAAAATAATTATTAAACTTTCTTACATTGTAATTTATATGTAAGGAAAAGAAAAAATTAGTTTAAAATCCATTTTATAAACAAAATATATTTTTCTAATTGTCTAAATTGAAACCTTTTCACATTCGTAAAAGCAGCACAAGGCTCAACTTTCATTGGCAATTAAAAAATATACAGTAATGCAATTTTCGAATATTGAATCTTCAAAAACAGGGGATTGGGGCAAGGTGATTCCCATTCGCAAAGAGCTTTACAAAAATATTGCAGTACAATGTAAAGCGACACCGGCACTTATCACCAATCATTTATTAAGAATACCACTAACAAAAAATAAAATATTCTCCTTCGCTAAAGCTTCGAAGGACGAAGACATCCTTCGCTAATGCTTCGGAGGGCGAAGACGTTTTTTAGCGAATGCTATTCCTGACCCGGATTTAAGGTACTTCTCGAATTCAAAGGCGGTGTATTTGCTTTTGAAAGCAATATACGTTTCGAGTTCCAGAGGCAACCGGGTGGATGTATATTTCACTTCACCAAGATCATGCTCCTCCAATCGCTTCTCTAAATCTGAAGTACAACCGGTGTAAAAAGTACCGTCATGGCACTTCAAAAGATAAACTTTCCACATAAAAATATTTTTATTTTAAAACAATTTTACTCAATTCATAATTAAACTTCGAAGGTCACAATTTTATTAAATATTGAAACTTCTGGTGTAGAATGATCAATATCTTTAGCATGTGGACCGCGTCCACCGTAGCCCCTCCTTCGCTAAAGCTTCGGAGGGCGATGCCCTAAATACTTATTGAACCTTCTTTTATAGATTACTATTTGCAGCTATCAAGTTTATTCCCCTAAATACTTATTGAACCTTCTTTTATAGATTACGATTTGCAGTTATCAAGTTTATTCATTGTGGACCGCGTCCACCGTAGCCCCTCCTTCGCTAAAGCTTCGGAGGGCGATGCCCTATATACTTATTGAACCTTCTTTTATAGATTACGATTTGCAGTTATCAAGTTTATTCATTGTGGACCGCGTCCACCGTAGCCCCTCCTTCGCTAAAGCTTCGGAGGGCGCTGCCCTAAATACTTATTGAACCTTCTTTTATAGATTACGATTTGCAGTTATCAAGTTTATTCATTGTGGACCGCGTCCACCGTAGCCCCTCCTTCGCTAAAGCTTCGGAGGGCGATGCCCTATATACTTATTGAACCTTCTTTTATAGATTACTATTTGCAGTTATCAAGTTTATTCATTGTGGACCGCGTCCACCGTAGCCCGACGAAGCTTTAGCGTTGTCTAGAAATTATAACACATTTAAAATTTGAGACTACTACCAGTTTTATTAAGAAAAGAAAAGCCCTCCAACGCTAAAGCTTCGGAGGGCGAAGGTGGAGTCGGTGGGATTTGAACCCACGTCCAGCCAGGGAATCAACAAGTTTTCTACATGCTTAGTAGCTACTTGAATTGTAGGGAGAGTGGTCGGTGAGTTACAAACCATTACTCTACTTAGTTCTTTTATCTCGTCAAACAGTCAGAACTCCGATAAGACCAGCCTGCCATTGTGATGCCCTGTTCCTCCGCCCGGCAGGCGGGAGGCAGTGGTAGAGCAGCTCGTCCCGGCTCCTGGAGCCGTAGATTAAGCTAATCTACTTGGTAGATTAGGCAGCAAGCGCATAATTGTTTTCGCCAGTTAGACGATCGAAAGTTGCGTTTTAAGGGACTGCTTCCAACGCCCTGCATGCTTACCTGCTTATTACTCCTCCTGTCGATTCCTGTCGACCCCATATATTAAGAACTTTTGCAAAGGTAGCAAGAATTATTCCATTTTGAAGAACGTCTTGTCATTACTCAATTCGTCTGCGACGATTTGAATCTGACGAGACGCTGGGTGGATCGTTCGCTGCGCTCTCCGGGGGGATCGCTTCGCTCGACTGTGGGAAGCGGAACAGTTTAGTAGTGCCTACTGCTTGGGGAGGGGGTCCCTGTGTGATCAAAACGGGACCTACACGGGACGGAGCGTCTGCCGGCGCGAAAGCCGGGTTGAATATTGACCGAACAAAAACAAAAGGGGGGGAGTTTCGCCCCCCGGGGGGGGAGGTTGGTGGGCATTGGATAACGAATGATATGAGAAAACGAAAGCCCAAAGTGGAGAGGCGTTGCTCCTCATCGCGAGCGAAAGTTCTCAAAGCATAGCAAGAGTCTAGCCTGCGACGGCCGAGCCGGAGGGTAGCCGGCAGCAGAAAACGCTTAGCTAAGATTAGTATTAAGATGAGCAGAAAAGTACTTCCACAAAGGGTCATTTTGAGGAGGAGGTGCGATTATTTCGATGGGTTCGCCGGAAACGGGATGGGTGAAGTGAATAGCCCTTGCATGAAGGTGAATCGAGCCGTCAGGATTACTGCGGTTAAATCCGTATTTCAAATCTCCCTTTATCGGACAACCAATATCTGCCAACATGACACGAATCTGGTGATGACGACCGGTATGTGGATGAATCTCCAACAGGTGGTAGGTATCAGAGGAGGAAAGTAGCCGGTAATCCAGCGTGCTTTCCAAAGCATCTTTCTTTGGCTGCAGGGAAGAAAAACTTTTATTCAATTTCTCATTTTTAATTAAAAAACGAGTCAACGAATCTGCGTCTTTTACCGGCTTGTTTTTAACTACAGCCCAGTACGTTTTTTTAATTTCCTTTTCTCTGAAAAGTTTGTTCATCCGCTCCAATGCTTTCGAAGTTCGTGCGAAGAGTACAATACCACTAACCGGGCGGTCTATACGATGAATTACTCCTAAAAATACAGCTCCGGGCTTGTTGAATTTCTCCTTAATATATTCTTTGACCTTTTCACTTAAAGGTACATCACCGGTTTTATCGCCCTGCACAATTTCACCGACCATTTTATTGATGGCGATGATATGATTATCTTCATAAAGTACTTCAGGAAAATCCACATCCTATCAATTAGTACTGTTCCAG from Bacteroidota bacterium harbors:
- a CDS encoding GIY-YIG nuclease family protein; the protein is MWKVYLLKCHDGTFYTGCTSDLEKRLEEHDLGEVKYTSTRLPLELETYIAFKSKYTAFEFEKYLKSGSGIAFAKKRLRPPKH
- a CDS encoding RluA family pseudouridine synthase, translating into MDFPEVLYEDNHIIAINKMVGEIVQGDKTGDVPLSEKVKEYIKEKFNKPGAVFLGVIHRIDRPVSGIVLFARTSKALERMNKLFREKEIKKTYWAVVKNKPVKDADSLTRFLIKNEKLNKSFSSLQPKKDALESTLDYRLLSSSDTYHLLEIHPHTGRHHQIRVMLADIGCPIKGDLKYGFNRSNPDGSIHLHARAIHFTHPVSGEPIEIIAPPPQNDPLWKYFSAHLNTNLS